In a genomic window of Phaenicophaeus curvirostris isolate KB17595 unplaced genomic scaffold, BPBGC_Pcur_1.0 scaffold_272, whole genome shotgun sequence:
- the RPL13A gene encoding large ribosomal subunit protein uL13, with amino-acid sequence MAEPRVLVIDGRGHLLGRLAAIVAKQVLLGRRVVVVRCEGINISGNFYRNKLKFLAFLRKRMNTNPSRGPYHFRAPSRIFWRTVRGMLPHKTKRGQAALERLKVFDGIPPPYDKRKRMVVPAALKIIRLKPTRKFAFLGRLAHEVGWKYQAVTATLEEKRKEKAKIRYEKKKKLMSLRRRAERNVEAKTAPFTAVLREHGLLLQ; translated from the exons ATGGCGGAGCCGCGG GTGCTGGTGATCGACGGGCGAGGGCACCTCCTGGGGCGGCTCGCGGCCATCGTGGCCAAGCAGGTGCTGCTGG GCCGCCGCGTCGTCGTTGTGCGCTGCGAGGGCATCAACATCTCCGGCAACTTCTACCGCAACAAAC TGAAGTTCCTGGCCTTCCTCCGCAAGCGGATGAACACCAACCCCTCCCGGGGGCCCTACCACTTCCGCGCCCCGAGCCGCATCTTCTGGCGCACCGTCAGAG GGATGCTGCCCCATAAAACCAAGCGGGGCCAAGCGGCGCTCGAGCGGCTCAAGGTGTTTGATGGGATCCCCCCCCCTTACGATAAG CGCAAGCGCATGGTGGTCCCGGCCGCGCTCAAGATCATCCGCTTGAAGCCCACGCGCAAG ttCGCTTTCTTGGGGCGCTTGGCGCACGAGGTGGGCTGGAAGTACCAAGCGGTGACGGCGACGCTGGAGGAGAAGCGGAAAGAGAAAGCGAAGATCCGCTacgagaagaagaaaaagctgatg AGCCTGCGTCGCCGCGCCGAGCGCAACGTGGAGGCGAAGACGGCGCCGTTCACGGCCGTGCTGAGGGAGCACGGGCTGCTGCTCCAGTAA